Below is a genomic region from Parageobacillus toebii NBRC 107807.
AAATAAATGGGGATGAAGCAGCTGTCGATATGTTTCCATAAGTTTTAACATGTAAAAGGGAGATCGTAATGATGGAGCGGCATGATAATATTCAATCATCACGCTGCGTATCACATTTTTCACGTCTTGCTGCCATGTTCGGTCTCCTTCATGGCGAATGATCGCTTTCATCGCTATGTACCTCCGTTATTTCGTTTTTTCTATTTTTTGAATAACAGAATGAATCGAGCTCCAGGAACGCTTAACAAAATAAATTGGCTTTTCTTTACTTTTCGCTTTTTGCTTAATTGTTTTTGCTAAATTATGATTAACGTAATCGGTCATGACGAAAACAATATCCACATGTTCCGGAATGTCGCGTTTCACCATATTCACTTTTCGACCATCAAGATGGATAATTTCTCGAAATCCTGAATCGATTAGTTTATCTGTAATATTTCCTAAATGATCTGCACCTACCACTAATAAAGATGTCATCGCCATTCCCCCTGCATTTGTCTCTTCTTATTTTTATTCTAATTGAGAATGATTTTCTATGTCAATGATAAATATTTTCAATAAAAATCACTTATTGTTTCCTTCATAACTTTTTTTCAAAAAGCCAAACTAAACGTGTAACTCATTTTTTACAATGGGGGGAGTTTATTATGGCAAAAGATGTACTTTGTGAAGTGAAAAACTGCTATTATTGGGCAGAAGGAAACCGCTGCAGAGCGGAATCGATTTACGTTGTAAGCCATACGGGGAAAATGGCGTCTGATTCCACTGAAACCGATTGCAAAACATTCGTCCCTTCAAGTGAAATGTAAAGAAGAAAAACCCGAAGCCTTTGGCGCGTTTTAGCGCCAGAGGCGCAGCGCCTACATAGTTTAGCAAAGAGAGGCGACGTGCTGAGATGAAAAAGGACAGTTTAATTAAAGCATTGAAAGAAGAAGTAAAACGATCAAATCCAATAACATTTCCGATCTACGTCGACTCATTTACAAATTTATGGCAATATGAATTTGGATCATTGGATGACCTGCCGCCAGAAGTGGAGAGACTAATTTCCTATCGCATTATGGAATTAGGTTTAATGGATGACGATGAGATTTAAAAAACGGGGCTTAATTATAAAGCCCCGTTTTCATTGTTTGGAATGAGCTGCTTTAACTGATGGCGCAATAATTTCTGTGAAGCGTTGCGCGGCAGTTCATCGACAAAATAGATTTGTTTTGGAATTTTATATTTCGCTAAATGGGCTTGGCAAAACTGTTTTAACTGTTCGACGGTGACAGAATAACCGCGTTTTCGTTTCACAAACGCACACGGCACCTGTCCCCATGTTTCATCATCGATTCCTATTACCCCTGCTTCCTCTACCGATTCATGTGAAAGAAGCACCGCTTCAATTTCAGCCGGATAAACGTTTTCTCCACCGGAAATGATAAGGTCAGAACGACGGTCTAATACATAAAGAAATCCATCTTCATCTATATATCCGATATCTCCCGTATAAAACCAGCCGCCGCGAATCGCTTTCGCCGTTGCATCCGGACGATGCAAATATCCCTTCGTGACATTTGGCCCTTTTACAACAATTTCTCCTGGTTCATACGGACGAGCAACTTGACCGTCCTTTTCAATGCGAAGCTGTGATGGAAACAATGGTTTTCCTGCAGAACCGAGTTTGGTTAAACTATATTCCGGCGCAAGGGTGGCAATTTGCGATGCGGTTTCCGTCATGCCATACGTTTGATAGACAGGAATTCCTTTTGCTTTACACACTTCTAACAGCGGTTTCGGAGCAGGCCCGCCGCCAAGCAGCATGCAGCGAAATGTCTCAGGATATCGTCTTTCGCCAAGGTCAGCGATCATTTTTTGCAACATTGCACTGACAACAGACATAATCGTAACTTTTCCGCCGATAATGAGCTCATTTGCTTTTTTCGCATCGAAAGCGCGCATCACATACATGCTCATGCCATATATAACGCTTCTCATCATAATCGACAAACCGCTGATGTGAAAAAACGGCACAGCCGCAAGCCAGCAGTCATTTTCATTCAATCCTAAATTTAACACCGAACCAATAGCGCTCCACCAATGATTTTCGTATGTTTGCAGCACTCCTTTTGGCTTTCCTGTTGTCCCTGATGTATACATAATCGTAGCGATGTCATCGAAATGATAATATTGCTGAAACTCAACATTTTCCTCAGGCAATGCGGACAATTCACTCATGGTAATAACACGAATGTTTCCTTCTATACGGTCCGCCAACTCATCATCGGCAATTACGTATACCGCTCCGCTGTCTTTTAATTGCCATGCAAGCTCATGCGAAGTTAAACGTGTATTTTGCAGCAAAACAATCGCGCCAATATAATGAAGGGCATGAATGCATTCGATCATCGCCACACTGTTTTTCATGAAAACAGCGACAATATCTCCTTTACGCACCCCGGTGTTTGCAAGTTGACGTGCCCGCTTCATCACAGACTCATGGAGCTCCATAAACGTTTTTTTTCCTTGCCCGTCGTAAACCGCAATACGTTCAGGAGTTAAAAACGCCCGCTGCATAAGCCAATTTGGAATCGATGTTTGCATGATGACACTCTCCTTTTCCCAATAAAAGAAACAGCTTGATGGAACTCACCAAGCTGCTTTGGAAAAACCCGCCTTCCGCTTTTCTTATTGCTGCGGCGGCAACACATTGAGTTAACTTCTCTGAGCAACCCACGCAAGACCAAACTTTGTTTGGTCTGAGCCTCCTCGCGAGTCCTCCAGCGCGTATCGCGGAGCCAGGGATGGCGACATTTCGCCGTTGCCCACAGGATGTGGGCAGCCTTTAGGCGAAATAGAGGCGCCTTCCGCTTTTCTTATTTGTCTAGCTCCAGGCGCCATCGGCTCGCGACGCTTCGGCCCCGCTGTGGCGGCAACAGCCTCCTCGCGGGTCCTCCAGCGCGTATCGCCGATAAGCAGGCGCCTTCCGCTTTTCTTATGGAAAACGTGGGAATTGTTTAAAGTTTGGTTTGCGTTTTTCTTTAAATGCATCTCGTCCTTCTTTTGCCTCATCGGTTGTATAGAATAGCAACGTTGCATCACCGGCAAGCTGTTGAATACCAGCTAAACCGTCAGAATCAGCGTTAAATGCCGCTTTTAAGAAGCGAATCGCCGTTGGGCTTTTCTCTAAAATTTCCTGCGCCCATTTTACTGTTTCTTCTTCCAATTGCTCTAATGGCACCACTTTATTGACAAGTCCCATTTCTAATGCTTCTTGCGCGGTATATTGACGGCATAAATACCAAATTTCACGCGCTTTTTTGTGACC
It encodes:
- a CDS encoding DUF2325 domain-containing protein; this encodes MTSLLVVGADHLGNITDKLIDSGFREIIHLDGRKVNMVKRDIPEHVDIVFVMTDYVNHNLAKTIKQKAKSKEKPIYFVKRSWSSIHSVIQKIEKTK
- a CDS encoding DUF1540 domain-containing protein — protein: MAKDVLCEVKNCYYWAEGNRCRAESIYVVSHTGKMASDSTETDCKTFVPSSEM
- a CDS encoding o-succinylbenzoate--CoA ligase, which encodes MQTSIPNWLMQRAFLTPERIAVYDGQGKKTFMELHESVMKRARQLANTGVRKGDIVAVFMKNSVAMIECIHALHYIGAIVLLQNTRLTSHELAWQLKDSGAVYVIADDELADRIEGNIRVITMSELSALPEENVEFQQYYHFDDIATIMYTSGTTGKPKGVLQTYENHWWSAIGSVLNLGLNENDCWLAAVPFFHISGLSIMMRSVIYGMSMYVMRAFDAKKANELIIGGKVTIMSVVSAMLQKMIADLGERRYPETFRCMLLGGGPAPKPLLEVCKAKGIPVYQTYGMTETASQIATLAPEYSLTKLGSAGKPLFPSQLRIEKDGQVARPYEPGEIVVKGPNVTKGYLHRPDATAKAIRGGWFYTGDIGYIDEDGFLYVLDRRSDLIISGGENVYPAEIEAVLLSHESVEEAGVIGIDDETWGQVPCAFVKRKRGYSVTVEQLKQFCQAHLAKYKIPKQIYFVDELPRNASQKLLRHQLKQLIPNNENGAL